A region from the Arvicola amphibius chromosome 12, mArvAmp1.2, whole genome shotgun sequence genome encodes:
- the LOC119802962 gene encoding mas-related G-protein coupled receptor member B4-like, with the protein MDPTTPAWSTDNTTMNETYYTRNLPCIDSIPIILNILKAGIAMVGLAGNAIVLWLLSFHIQRNAISVYVLSLAGADFLSLSFLTVYSLENILFYFHAIYFVIPIYLVSVFIFAYLAGMCMVAAISAERCLSVLWPIWYRCKRPRHLSAVICALLWAFSLLFTLLLGYDCGLLGIRYYNYSFCRSYNFITAAFVIVLSVVLCVSSLALLVRVFCGSQRIPVTRLCVTITITVLVFLFFGLPFGIYLFLLNWIEELDKVFLCLVIEMTTLLSCVNSCANPIIYFLVGSVRHRRFKRQTLKSLLQRAMQDTPEEEGEERVLQEILENRKQSGVVVE; encoded by the coding sequence ATGGATCCAACCACCCCAGCCTGGAGCACTGACAACACAACAATGAATGAAACTTACTACACTAGAAACTTACCCTGTATTGACTCCATCCCCATTATTCTGAATATTCTTAAAGCTGGCATTGCCATGGTTGGGCTGGCAGGAAATGCCATAGTGCTATGGCTTCTGAGCTTCCACATACAAAGGAATGCCATCTCTGTCTATGTTCTCAGCCTGGCTGGGGCTGACTTTCTGTCCCTCAGTTTTCTGACTGTGTATTCTCTGGAAaatatccttttttatttccatgcCATCTACTTCGTTATTCCTATCTATCTTGTCAGTGTATTCATCTTTGCTTACCTTGCAGGTATGTGTATGGTTGCAGCCATCAGTGCTGAGCGCTGCCTGTCTGTTTTGTGGCCCATCTGGTATCGCTGCAAACGACCAAGACACTTATCAGCTGTCATATGTGCCCTGCTCTGGGCCTTCTCTCTACTGTTTACTCTCCTGTTAGGGTATGATTGCGGCTTACTAGGTATTCGCTATTACAACTATTCTTTCTGTAGGAGTTATAATTTTATCACTGCTGCATTTGTGATAGTATTatctgtggttctttgtgtatCCAGCTTGGCCCTGTTGGTCAGGGTCTTCTGTGGCTCACAAAGAATTCCTGTGACCAGGTTGTGTGTGACCATTACCATCACGGTGCTGGTCTTCTTATTCTTTGGTCTGCCCTTTGGTATCTATTTGTTCCTCTTAAATTGGATTGAGGAGTtggataaagttttcctttgccTTGTTATTGAAATGACAACTTTGCTATCCTGTGTTAACAGCTGTGCCAACCCCATCATTTACTTCCTTGTTGGCTCCGTTAGGCACCGCAGGTTCAAGAGGCAGACTCTGAAGTCACTACTGCAGAGAGCCATGCAGGACACTCCTgaggaagaaggtgaagaaaggGTTCTTCAAGAAATCCTGGAGAACAGGAAACAGTCTGGTGTAGTAGTTGAGTGA